One genomic segment of Primulina tabacum isolate GXHZ01 chromosome 9, ASM2559414v2, whole genome shotgun sequence includes these proteins:
- the LOC142556613 gene encoding uncharacterized protein LOC142556613, with amino-acid sequence MEVGDRASISVRELRAKILRGKASQQGFDLVFSDAGSGLEYKGDDFQIPRGSSVIVRRVPCGAVPAVLSPLEAVNETEGSYTSNPAKEPIDEFDDFGADLFPFINANLPPSVQEIKNNVMNKNMEDFTGLRLDHQNLATNNLSEAILGGSKQNGNAINISLEARVEEQRKQNNNLPLELKCTLCKYYLKDAVMIRCCHHSFCENCISRVLVEKGRCPKCFSGQCSVGDLLPNLSLRKAIRRFLEYQVLVSGLENHDLQKHVPDGESGIRAEGIYCAHRVVKRELEVPQSPAATGKGSNQVFESCYEQQPQRNVPFADSADSSAKREEEFWIDREGGDINFLAHGEHNEGIRTCLTCGSPDHLIRDCPTSNLTPMFQPGNYALNGGMRTYGPPYMSNSTIHPFRSYANMYSNHGLMPFNAYLAPAAPYAIPPYICSMCGGSFVPSENLRMGNMGPPCHSEFFGLQRCKNRQKHSNENLPRQQFSGDKDFFPESYRYKSAERAHFYKSPIGKELSLGVTRESFTRRSRKRNQRDKYHDSVDRYADDKHKKRYDSSYGGRQKRLYHSRRLKSNPEYPTRSSDQPSKRRDKHHYGESKYHERMGCCEPSDRQKGFKGRV; translated from the exons ATGGAGGTTGGAGATCGGGCGTCAATCTCCGTTCGAGAACTTCGAGCGAAGATTCTGAGAGGAAAGGCTTCGCAGCAAGGCTTCGATCTCGTGTTCTCAGACGCGGGTTCCGGTCTAG AATACAAAGGTGATGATTTCCAAATTCCCCGTGGATCCAGCGTCATTGTTAGAAGAGTTCCCTGTGGAGCTGTGCCCGCGGTTCT GTCACCTCTTGAAGCTGTGAATGAGACGGAAGGATCCTATACTTCGAATCCTGCT AAAGAACCGATTGATGAGTTTGATGACTTTGGTGCTGATTTGTTTCCCTTTATCAACGCAAACTTGCCTccatctgttcaagaaattaagAACAATGTAATGAACAAGAACATGGAAGACTTTACTGGCTTGAG GTTAGACCACCAAAATCTCGCCACCAATAACCTCAGTGAAGCCATACTCGGAG GCTCTAAGCAAAACGGGAATGcgataaatatttcattggAAGCCAGAGTGGAAGAGCAAAGGAAGCAAAACAA TAATTTACCTTTGGAACTGAAATGCACACTCTGCAAATATTACCTCAAGGACGCTGTGATGATACGTTGCTGCCATCATAGCTTTTGTGAAAATT GTATTAGTCGGGTGCTTGTTGAGAAAGGAAGGTGCCCAAAATGCTTTTCTGGCCAATGCAGCGTAGGAGATCTACTACCAAATTTATCACTTCGAAAAGCAATTAGACGTTTCCTTGAATATCAGGTGCTTGTCTCTGGTTTAGAGAATCACGACTTGCAGAAACACGTGCCAG ATGGAGAATCTGGAATCCGAGCTGAAGGCATTTATTGTGCTCATAGGGTTGTCAAAAGGGAACTGGAAGTTCCTCAGTCTCCTGCTGCCACTGGGAAAGGATCAAATCAAGTTTTTGAATCATGTTATGAGCAACAGCCGCAAAGAAATGTGCCATTTGCAGACTCTG CTGATTCTAGTGCTAAGAGAGAAGAGGAATTCTGGATTGACAGAGAAG GTGGAGATATAAATTTTTTGGCTCATGGTGAACACAATGAG GGGATTCGTACTTGTTTGACATGTGGTTCGCCTGACCATCTCATTAGAGATTGCCCTACTTCTAATCTAACTCCCATGTTTCAGCCAG GAAATTATGCACTTAATGGAGGCATGCGAACCTATGGCCCCCCCTACATGAGTAACTCTACAATTCATCCTTTTAGATCATATGCAAATATGTATAGTAATCACGGATTGATGCCATTCAATGCATACCTGGCCCCAGCGGCACCGTATGCAATCCCTCCTTATATCTGTTCCATGTGTGGTGGTTCCTTTGTTCCTAG TGAAAATTTGAGGATGGGAAACATGGGACCGCCTTGCCATTCTGAGTTTTTTGGGCTTCAACGCTGCAAAAATAGACAGAAACATTCAAACGAAAATCTGCCAAG ACAACAATTTTCTGGCGACAAAGACTTTTTTCCTGAGAGCTATCGTTATAAAAGTGCAGAAAGAGCACATTTTTACAAGTCACCAATAGGAAAAGAACTTAGCTTGGGTGTCACTAGGGAGAGCTTCACTCGAAGATCAAGGAAGAGAAATCAACGTGACAAATATCATGATTCTGTTGATCGCTACGCTGATGATAAACATAAGAAAAGATATGACTCCTCTTATGGTGGAAGGCAGAAGAGGTTGTATCATTCTCGGAGGTTAAAATCAAACCCAGAATATCCGACCAGAAGTTCTGATCAGCCTAGCAAAAGGAGAGACAAGCATCATTATGGAGAGTCGAAGTACCATGAGAGAATGGGATGCTGTGAACCGAGTGATCGTCAAAAAGGTTTTAAAGGGAGAGTCTGA